AATGTAATAGAAGAAAAAACGATAGGTTCTAGTCTAGGTGCTGAGTATATTAAGCAGGGTAGATTGGCAATGGTAATATCAATTGTAGCAGTTTCTATTTTTATTATATTTTCTTATCGTATATTTGGTGTTTTGGCTGTAATTGGATTAGTCTTTAATATTATTTTTATTGTTGCTATACTTACGTTGCTTCAAGCTACACTTACATTGTCTGGGCTTGCAGGAATTACTTTGACAGTGGGAATGTCTGTTGATGCTAATGTGTTAATTTTTGAACGTATTAGAGAAGAGTTAAAGTCGACAAATAAGTTAAGATGGGCTGTAGAATCCGGATTTAAAAATGCTATGTCAACAATATTTGATTCTAATGTTACTACGTTAATTGTTGCTGCAATTATGTTTGCAATAGGTAGTGGTCCAATTAGTGGCTTTGCTATTACATTATCAATAGGTATTTTATGTTCTATGTTTTCTGCTATTACTTTAACAAAGATGCTAATAGATTTATATATTAGATTATTTGATTTGAAGACATTAAGTATATAATTTGTGAAATTGTAAGAAGTATATTATGCATGATAAAGAACAGAAGGTAAAAGTAGTTTGTTGTAGTGGTGAAGGAGATGCTTCTAATTATGTTGAGCATCCAAAAATATATTTGACAGTTGGTGTGGGTCAAGAGATTACTTGTCCTTATTGTAGTAGAATATTTACTTTTATCTCTCATGACTAGTACTTTTGTTTATAATCCTAGTATATATAATTCTTTCAAGGTGGATATGAAATATTGTTTTTTAAAATTGTTGTGAAATGTGTATACAATGTTCCGTTGAAGACAAGTTACGAAAAGTTCTTAGGTAAATTTACAAGAAAGTTTCCAATAGGTATTCACATATTTAATAAAAAATGTATCTACTTTTAGTATAGATAAGCTTTTTACTTTTATGCTTAAATAATTAATGTATTTGCAGGAATTATATAATATCCTTATAGTAGGTAGTTTTTTCTAAATGCTGATGCAAGATAATGAAAGTTATGATGTATATAATAAACTTGTTCGTGATCTAAAACATGTTGTCTTTTATATTCCGGGTCTTGGTATTTTACGTGTAGGGGAATTAGTACGTAATGTAGTTCCAGCAACTTATATAATTGATTTTGAAGGTGATAGTGTACGGACACAGTTTCTCAGTAGGATATTTGTACATCATTCTCGTGATGAAAATGATATAAAAAAAGTTTCAAATTTTATAGGTTCATTGGGATTTGTTCCAGTAGTATATGCAGATTATGAGTTATCGATTCGTGATAATCTCTGTATTTATGATGAGAATAAAATATATGCTAATAATAGTGTTTTAATTATTTCTTCTAGTGATATACGTCAACCATGTGATATACGTAGCATTATTTTAGAAAGCCAAAAAAGTTTTCGTAGTAGTTTTGATAATGAGTGTGAAGATGAAATTAGGACAGTTACGTATGACCTAAACAGTAAACCATTAAAGCAAAAAATATATGATGCCTTATTGTATGCTGAGCGATGGTCTTTACTTACAACTCAAGAGAAAGTGATGAGATGTATTTTTAGTGTATTTTCTCTTAGTATT
This Ehrlichia japonica DNA region includes the following protein-coding sequences:
- a CDS encoding zinc-finger domain-containing protein translates to MHDKEQKVKVVCCSGEGDASNYVEHPKIYLTVGVGQEITCPYCSRIFTFISHD